CTCCTTGAGCTTCGCCTGGATGAGCGCGAGCGTCAGCTCCGAGCCGAGGAGCGGGACGTCCTGGCGGAGCTTCAGGAGGTACGGCACCGCGCCGATGTGGTCCTCGTGGCCGTGCGTGAGCACGACGCCGACGACGTCGTCGAGGCGGTCGCGGATCGGCGTGAAGTCGGGGAGGATCAGGTCGACGCCCGGCTGGTGCTCCTCGGGGAAGAGCACGCCGACGTCGACGATCAGCAGCTTGCCGTCGATCTCGTAGACGGTCATGTTGCGGCCGATCTCGCCGAGCCCGCCGAGCGGGATCACCCGGAGCGTTCCGGGGGCGAGTGCGGGCGGGTCGTAGACGTCCTGGGGCATGCGGTCCTTCAGCGTGTCGTGCCCGCGACCTTGGGCAGGGCGCCGCCGGCGGCGGCGTTGCGGTCGGGGCGGAAGTTGGAGAAGTCGACGCCCGGGATGTGCTTCACGAGGTCGATCTCGTCCTCGATCTGCGCCGCCTCCCACTCCTCCGGCCCGACGAGCGGGAGCCGGACGCGCGGGGAGGTGATGCGGCCGAGGCCGTGGAGGATGTACTTCGCCGCGACCGTGCCGGGCACGTGCGTCATCGTGGCGCGCACGAGCGGCTCGAGCGTCTGGTGGGCCTCGGTCGCGGCGCGCAGGTCGCCCGTGTTCACGGCATCCACCATCGTCCGGTACGGGCGCGGGGCGATGTTCGCGGTCACGCCGATGAGGCCGGTGCCGCCGATCGCGAGGGTCGGCAGCGCGTTCGCGTCGTCGCCGGCGAAGTACATGAGGTCGGTCTGGTTGAGGACGCGGCTGACCTCGCTGAGGTCGCCCTTCGCATCCTTCACCGCGAGGATGTTGGGGTGCTTCGCGAGGCGGAGGATCGTCTCGTAGCGGATCGGGACGCCCGTGCGGCCCGGGATGTCGTAGAGCAGCACCGGGAGGTCGGTCGAGTCGGCGACCATGCGGAAGTGCGTGAGGATGCCGGCCTGCGTCGGCTTGTTGTAGTACGGCGTGACGATCATGATGCCGTCGGCGCCGACCTGCTCGCTCTTGCGGTAGAGCTCGATCGCGTGCGCCGTCTCGTTCGAGCCGCCGCCCGTGATGATCTTCGCGCGACCCGCCGAGACATCCTTCGCGACCTCGACGAGGCGGATCTTCTCGGGGTCGGTGAGGGTGCTCGTCTCGCCCGTGGTGCCGGTCACGACGATGCCGTCGGCGCCGTCCTGGATGACGCGGTCGATGTGCTTCTCGACGTCGCCCCAGTGCACCTCGCCGTCGGCCGTGAACGGGGTCACGAGCGCGACGAGCACCTGTCCGAAGGGGTTCTCTGGCGTCGACACGTCGTACAGGCTATCGGGTGCGGGTGTCGCCCCCGATCCAGCCGTTGTGCAGGAGTTCTCGGCTCCTGCGCCGTTCCGACTGTGCTTCGACGTCAGAAGTCCTGCACAACGGGAGTGGGGGATGCCGTCAGGCGCGATGATCGCCGCGAGCGATCGAAGCTTCGAGCGCCATGAGGCAGTGCGACAGCTC
The Homoserinibacter sp. YIM 151385 DNA segment above includes these coding regions:
- the dapA gene encoding 4-hydroxy-tetrahydrodipicolinate synthase, with amino-acid sequence MSTPENPFGQVLVALVTPFTADGEVHWGDVEKHIDRVIQDGADGIVVTGTTGETSTLTDPEKIRLVEVAKDVSAGRAKIITGGGSNETAHAIELYRKSEQVGADGIMIVTPYYNKPTQAGILTHFRMVADSTDLPVLLYDIPGRTGVPIRYETILRLAKHPNILAVKDAKGDLSEVSRVLNQTDLMYFAGDDANALPTLAIGGTGLIGVTANIAPRPYRTMVDAVNTGDLRAATEAHQTLEPLVRATMTHVPGTVAAKYILHGLGRITSPRVRLPLVGPEEWEAAQIEDEIDLVKHIPGVDFSNFRPDRNAAAGGALPKVAGTTR